The genomic DNA AAACCTCAAAGAATCCTTCCACCCACAAGTGCACGACCCACCAGCGCCAGTATTCCACAATCGATAAGTGTGTATGTCTACCCCAGGTTAACCCCGCTCCGTAGAAGAGTGCAATCGCCCCTGTTGCGACAGCCAGTAACGCCACAAGTTGTCGAGTTTCGCCAGTCTTCCGCAAGGCGGGGAGAAGGACGCGGATCATCAGGAACAGCCACAAGAGCAGCCCGATCATCAGGCCAATCTGCCAAACGCGGCCGAGGTCAACGTATTCGTATCCTTGGTGTCCCAGATAGAAAGAGACTGCATCCGACATCTTATTCTGAATGCTCAACCATTCACCCGTCAGCGACCCAACGACAACGAGTAATAAAGCAGCAAACAGAACATTCACACCGAGTGCTTGCCCTCTCGGTTCTTCACCACTGACGAGAGGGCCAATGAACAGACCGGCTGCCAGCCAGGCTGTCGCAATCCAGAATAGTCCCATTTGAACGTGCCAGGTTCGGCTTACGCTGTACGGCAGCCAATCAGAAAGTGGGAAACCATAGAACCCATCCCCCTCGACCCCGTAGTGCGCGGTGATGACCCCCAGTAGCATCTGTACAAGAATCAGTGCGGAAACAACCCAGAAGTATTTAATGGTTGCCCTCTGCGAAGAGGTTGCCTCCCAGAGCGCCAATGGGTCCGAATCGGGAGGAGGCAGTTCTTCCTCTTCGGATCGCTTGACTGCGTACCACCATGCCATCGACGCAATCCCGGCGAGCAGAACGATGATGCTTACGCCCGTCCAAACGATGTTGTCCCCTGTAGGGCGATTCCCGATGAGTGGCTCATGCGGCCAGTTGTTTGTGTAAGTGGAGATGTCGTCCGGTCGATCGGTCGACGCAGCCCATGCCGTCCAGAAGATAAAAACTGATAACAAACGGACGCGTTCGGGAGTGGTGACCGCGTTCGGAGGAATCGCGTAATCAGGATTTCCTTTCATGAAGACATCGGTGTAGTGATCGAGATTCGATTGAAACGCTTCGAGCCGAAGCGGGGCAAGCGTGACAACACCTGTCGATTCATCAAGCGTGTTGGTGTGCAAGAGTTCCGTTAAGCGAGCTACCAGTTGGCCTTGCCGCTCTTCTGACAGGTTTTCGTAATCGCTCTGAAATTCTTCATCCGCCCATCGATTGAGAATGAACAGCGCTTCCCGATGGAGCCAATCTGCCGTCCAGTCCGGAGCGACATAACTTCCATGTCCCCAAATCGACCCAACCTGCATTCCCCCCATGGACTGCCACACATTCTGCCCTGCTGAAATCTCACCTTGCTCTATGAAGATCGTTCCATCTGTCGAAACGAACTGGTCAGGAATAGGTGGCATTTCCTGATAAATTCGCGTCCCGATCCAACCGAGAACGAGGAATGAAAAGACCATGACAAGTGTAAAAGCGATCCATAAACGCCGCATTGCTCTTCCTTTGAATTGTCCCAAGAGGATTGTCAGTAGATTTGTGTTTCAACGAGTTCCGTAACTTCTTTTGATCCGTTCAACCGAATTTTTTTTACAAACTGCATGTTCAGGTGTAGATTTCGTTCACGAAAAAAACGCTCATTGCGCAGGTCATAAAAAGAATAAGTCGTTCATCCAAAACGGATTGAAAGTGAATCTGAGAATAACTCTTGAAATGTTCACGTCAAGGTGTAGAATGAGCCGAGTTTGAAAATTTCGTTTTTCAGGAGGAGTGTTTCTGTGTTACCAAAGACAGCAGAGTATGCCCTACGTGCTGTTGCGTGCTTGGCTGGAGATTCAGAGTTGGCAATCGCTGCTGATTCCCTGTCAACGAGAACTCAGATCCCGCGAAGATATTTACACAAGGTTCTTCAGGATCTTGTAAAGGCTGACCTTGTGCAATCTCGCCCCGGTCCCGGAGGCGGGTATCTGCTGTCTCAATCTGCTGCCGAAATCACAATTCTTGACGTCGTGAATGCCGTCTCTCCGCTTGAGCGAATCCACCACTGCCCTTTGGGCCTCCCTTGTCATACCTCCTTGTGTCCGCTGCATGAAGAACTTGACAAAGCCTACGCTGCCACGGAGCAAGCTTTTTCACGAGTGACCATCCAGGATATTCTTGAGTCGACAAATCCAGTTGTTCCCTTATGCGAGATTTCCTGATTCATAAGTGATACGGATTCGTGTTCAATTTAGATTCAGTCCAATTCAGATTCGAGGCCAATCAATCGACAAGAGTTCCCACCCCATTACCTTCCTCATCTTTAGGAGAACGCTGTGACCTTCCGAAATATTTTTTCCCGATTCGCAACGATGAGTCTGATTTGCGTTTTGGGAGCTGCGATGTTGATTGCTGAAGAGAAGAGTTCTACGGACTCCGAAGCTGTTGAAGAGCAAAAAGAGATTCCGCGAGTTTCACTTGACGAAGCACGCGAGCAAGCCGAGCTCATGCACTTACTCTACAATTCAACTCTCGAAACTCTTCATGACCGCTACTTTCATGGAGACCGTGCAATGGTCCCCGCACGTGCAATGATAGATGTTTTTCGTGATATGGAACGTCGAACGCATACAAAAGCACGATGGATTTCGGCGAGTTTGAAACCGATGAGTATCGACAACAAACCAGAAACGGACTTCGAGAAAAGGGCAGCGATGAACATCTCCAAAGGAGAATCGAAGTTCGAAACCGTCGAAGATGGGTATTATCGACGTGCGGGGAGCATCTCCTTGAATCACGGCTGTGTTGGGTGCCATGCGGGTTTGTCGAACACGTCAACGGCTCGTCAGTTTGCCGGTTTGGTGATCAGTGTCCCTGTGAAGAAAGGCGTTGTTCTGAATTCAGATGCAAACTCATCGCCAAAACCATCGGCAAAATCGACGAAGTTAGAATAGGCATCGCACGAAGTTGTTGATCGATCCCGCCGACTGCGGCATGGAACGCGATAACGACGTAATGCGCTGAGATACGCTGTGATGAGCAAGCTCGCTGGCCCGCTCATCACAGTCGGCATTTGCAAGACTCCTCCATAAAGCAGCTTGTTGTGCCCGCTAGGACGCGAATACCAAATCGAACAATGAGATGGGTGAACCACGCGATGGGTGAACCACCCTGCTCTGTCGAAGTTTAGCGCCCAGCAGCAAGCTGTGAATGTCGCTTATTTTTTGTCTGGGGCGGGCTACTTCTGGTCAATCTCTGCTTCAAGGAATGCAACGAGGTCGCGGAGCTCACGGATTGTCAGTGTGTTGGCAATTCCACTGGGCATGAACGAGACATCAGAATCAACCATCGCCTCGACTTCATCCCGGTCGAAGACCCGGTTATGTCCGTTGGAGTCTCTGATGGCTTCTTTGGTGTAAGAACGTAATCGGATGCCTGTGAAAGTTCGACCATCTTTCAAAACGATAATGCGCGGTTGATACTCAGGAGCCATTTGTCGACTTGGTTCAAGCAGTGATTGCAATAACCATTTGCGATCTTTGCGTTGGCTGACGCTGCTTAAATCCGGCCCGACGACATTTCCGCGACCGTCGTGTCGATGGCAGTTCGAACATTGTGCTGACTTCGAATGGTGAAACAGTCGGCGACCGTTGTCGACATCGACCGGTGCTTCGATAGAGTCCAGGAGGTCGAGCCAAGCCTGCGTCTCTGTAAATTTTGGACGTCCCTGTTCTAATTCTTTGGGGCTCAAAACGGATTGAATGAAATCGGAAGATTCAGGATGCTTCGTAGCAGTCTGTTTCAGGGTCGCGATTTGCTCTGGTGAAAGTTGAACTGCCCGAAGGCTGCGCAAGGCTTCTTCGCGAATGGCTTTCTCATCGCTCGTGGACAGAGTTACTAACAAGTCCAGGTATTGTTCAGCGACAGGTGCCAGACCAGTGATCGCTTCGACTCGGATCGTTTGGCTTCGCTCAGGGGCAGCGGCAATGTCACTCAAAATTTCATGTGAGACAGATGCACTTGCGCAAAGCGTGCGGACCACTTCCAGCGACAATGTTTCGTCATCCACTTCAAGCATCTCTTTCAACAGCGCGAGAGTCAGCCCTTTCGGGAAATTTTGTCTTGCAATGTTGCCATCTTTCGGAGGAGATTGTGAGTGAGTTGGTAGTAGCCTCAAGGCGAATGCGCGTATGCGTGGGTCGCTGTCGGCATCATTGACGCGAGTCAGCATTAACTCAGGGTTACGAATTCCAGCATCTCCATTCCCATCAAGGATATTAAAGGTCGCGATGGCAGCTTCGAACAATCGGTAGTTGAGATTGCTGCGATTCATGTATTGCTCGACGTCCTTCTTGAAATCTTTTGCTTCAGCGGTTGTGATCCACCGAAGCGTCTCAAATTGCACGTCACTGTTTTCGTCCTGAAGGAACTCGCGTCCCCATTCGCCGGGATCGGTTTTCGATAACTTCAATGCGATGACTGCTTGCTTTCGGTCTTCAGCAGGCCAGCTCAACACTTCTTTCAATGTCCATTTTGAAGACAGCTGCGCGAGTGCGATGAGAGCGGAGCGTGCGAGAAACGGGTCCTCACTGCCTGCAAGTTTGAGGAGTGACTTCAAGTCTTCCTGATGGTGACCGCTTCGGAGCTGACTCGCCAGTTCGGCTTCCGGTGTGACAGGTTCGAGATCGAGCGGACCTGTCCAGTCTGCTTGGTCGAGGTCGATTTCTAATTTCCAAACCCGACCATACCCATGAGATTCATAGCGCCCATCGACCCAGTCAGCGAAATACCATATCCGTATTTGTCCCGTGCCGCCCTCTCCTCCTGGGACACTTGCGATGCAACTTGGTCGGAAATATCGGCTGCCCTGAAGCAACGTGACAGGTTCGGAGGTGTAGCTTGCCCCTTTTGGTTGGAGTGGCAAGAAATCGATTTTATGGTCAGCCCAAGATGGAACCAATAAACCGCGACCGAGAGGCAAGATCCCGCAAGGGGCTTCGCCCGAAGGATGAATCATGGGAAGCGTTCCGGCTAACTCGCCGTTCCACGCGACGAAGGGGTGATGTGCTTCTCGTCCGTATGATCTCTCATAGCCATAGTCACCAGCTTCGATGATGTGAAGGACTCGGCATGGTGGTCTCTCTCCCGGATCGTTCTCGGCTGCAAAAATCTCACCGTCGCTGCGAACGCAGATTCCAAACGGGTTCCAGAACCCATAGGCGATTCGCCGTAGATTTTTTCCGTCCGGTGAGCATCGAAAAATGCCACCTTTGCTGGCTCCGATGACTGTTGATTTGTCAGTCCCGGTTAAAGTCCACGGCTGTGCGAAATTTTCTCCCAGTCCGAAAACAAGATCGCCACTCGGGTGCCAGGCGAGTCCTTCGAGACCGTTGTGCGGGTAGTCAGCCTCTGAGTCGAGATTGATGATGACCTCTTCAACGTCAGCGACCATGTCTCCATCGGTATCTTTGATTCGCAGAATTCGTCCCCGTTCTGCCAGATAGACCCAGCCCTCCTTGCCAAGTTCGAGATCCATTGTGGCGACGGTGGAGTTGTAGAACACCTGCCGTTGTGGTGGTTGTCCTTCATCACGACTTTCCGTGAAAACGAGGATTTCATCTTGCTTCGGTCCAACATAATCTGTCGGCGGAAAATGAGTGTGTGTTGCAACCACCCAGATTCGGCCCTGTTCGTCGACATCAATTCCTGTTGGCGTCGCCAGTAATGGGTGTTCTGCCACCATTGAAAGGCTTACGCCCGGTTGCAGGATTTGGATGTCTACTTCTCGTTCTTCTGCTTTCAGTACTCCGGGCATGCAGACGTAGAAACAAATCAGAGCGGCATATCGAGGATTGATCATAAGGACAAATTTCAAACTTTCACTTATTCGGGTTTTGCTATCAGAAAGTCCGATCTTACAACGTTTTCAATGTTTGTCGTACCGTGACGACTCTCTCCAGAGCAAATTTAATCTTGGTCCTTACGTTCTGTCTCGTGGAGATGAGTGCTTCATCACATGAAAAGCTCTCTTCACAGACACGAAAAACATGCAAGTGTTTAGATTCGTTTTGACAAAGATGTACGGGAACTGTCTCGTGGAGATGGGGGCTTCATCACATGGAAAGCTCTCTTCACGGACACAGAAAACACGCAAGTGTTCTAAATTGTTTCGCCAACGAAATTGGGCATGCGGCGATTTCTGGTCATCACTTCGTAGTAGTGTGTTGCTTGTGTTGAGATTGGGTAGACGACCTGTTGTTGTCGGTCTTTCACGACAACACCGCGAATTCCTTCCGTGATGAGATACCAGACGCCACGGTCGCATCCGAACGAAGCGGGGACGACGACTTCGACTGGCTGCAATGAGCTCCAGTTGCCTGCATCGAGGCTCTCGAATGGGCACCAATGAGTTCGAGGAAGAAGAGACTGCGAGGTGCGGTTTCCCCATGGGAGAAAACGTAGTTGGCCCTCCATCCAGACTGGCAGCCTGGGGAAGTCGTGTTGATCAA from Thalassoglobus polymorphus includes the following:
- a CDS encoding RrF2 family transcriptional regulator; its protein translation is MLPKTAEYALRAVACLAGDSELAIAADSLSTRTQIPRRYLHKVLQDLVKADLVQSRPGPGGGYLLSQSAAEITILDVVNAVSPLERIHHCPLGLPCHTSLCPLHEELDKAYAATEQAFSRVTIQDILESTNPVVPLCEIS
- a CDS encoding DUF3365 domain-containing protein; amino-acid sequence: MTFRNIFSRFATMSLICVLGAAMLIAEEKSSTDSEAVEEQKEIPRVSLDEAREQAELMHLLYNSTLETLHDRYFHGDRAMVPARAMIDVFRDMERRTHTKARWISASLKPMSIDNKPETDFEKRAAMNISKGESKFETVEDGYYRRAGSISLNHGCVGCHAGLSNTSTARQFAGLVISVPVKKGVVLNSDANSSPKPSAKSTKLE
- a CDS encoding nitric-oxide reductase large subunit — its product is MRRLWIAFTLVMVFSFLVLGWIGTRIYQEMPPIPDQFVSTDGTIFIEQGEISAGQNVWQSMGGMQVGSIWGHGSYVAPDWTADWLHREALFILNRWADEEFQSDYENLSEERQGQLVARLTELLHTNTLDESTGVVTLAPLRLEAFQSNLDHYTDVFMKGNPDYAIPPNAVTTPERVRLLSVFIFWTAWAASTDRPDDISTYTNNWPHEPLIGNRPTGDNIVWTGVSIIVLLAGIASMAWWYAVKRSEEEELPPPDSDPLALWEATSSQRATIKYFWVVSALILVQMLLGVITAHYGVEGDGFYGFPLSDWLPYSVSRTWHVQMGLFWIATAWLAAGLFIGPLVSGEEPRGQALGVNVLFAALLLVVVGSLTGEWLSIQNKMSDAVSFYLGHQGYEYVDLGRVWQIGLMIGLLLWLFLMIRVLLPALRKTGETRQLVALLAVATGAIALFYGAGLTWGRHTHLSIVEYWRWWVVHLWVEGFFEVFATTVIAFLFMRLNLIRPGIAAAAALLSATIFLAGGIIGTCHHLYFSGTPTVALVWGSVFSALEVVPLVLVGFDATEDLRRSRTSPWVQRYKWPIYFFISVAFWNMFGAGLFGFMINPPIALYYMQGLNTTPLHGHAALFGVYGMLGIGLMLVCLRVLIPGREWKDGMLRFSFWSLNGGLMAMCILSLLPVGLMQTKASVEHSYWYARSSEFMQTDLMQTLRWMRVPGDTIFFLGAVALVLFVAGLRTGHSFRTNGAEVTERHPEEN
- a CDS encoding PVC-type heme-binding CxxCH protein, which codes for MINPRYAALICFYVCMPGVLKAEEREVDIQILQPGVSLSMVAEHPLLATPTGIDVDEQGRIWVVATHTHFPPTDYVGPKQDEILVFTESRDEGQPPQRQVFYNSTVATMDLELGKEGWVYLAERGRILRIKDTDGDMVADVEEVIINLDSEADYPHNGLEGLAWHPSGDLVFGLGENFAQPWTLTGTDKSTVIGASKGGIFRCSPDGKNLRRIAYGFWNPFGICVRSDGEIFAAENDPGERPPCRVLHIIEAGDYGYERSYGREAHHPFVAWNGELAGTLPMIHPSGEAPCGILPLGRGLLVPSWADHKIDFLPLQPKGASYTSEPVTLLQGSRYFRPSCIASVPGGEGGTGQIRIWYFADWVDGRYESHGYGRVWKLEIDLDQADWTGPLDLEPVTPEAELASQLRSGHHQEDLKSLLKLAGSEDPFLARSALIALAQLSSKWTLKEVLSWPAEDRKQAVIALKLSKTDPGEWGREFLQDENSDVQFETLRWITTAEAKDFKKDVEQYMNRSNLNYRLFEAAIATFNILDGNGDAGIRNPELMLTRVNDADSDPRIRAFALRLLPTHSQSPPKDGNIARQNFPKGLTLALLKEMLEVDDETLSLEVVRTLCASASVSHEILSDIAAAPERSQTIRVEAITGLAPVAEQYLDLLVTLSTSDEKAIREEALRSLRAVQLSPEQIATLKQTATKHPESSDFIQSVLSPKELEQGRPKFTETQAWLDLLDSIEAPVDVDNGRRLFHHSKSAQCSNCHRHDGRGNVVGPDLSSVSQRKDRKWLLQSLLEPSRQMAPEYQPRIIVLKDGRTFTGIRLRSYTKEAIRDSNGHNRVFDRDEVEAMVDSDVSFMPSGIANTLTIRELRDLVAFLEAEIDQK